One Bombus fervidus isolate BK054 chromosome 2, iyBomFerv1, whole genome shotgun sequence DNA segment encodes these proteins:
- the LOC139998092 gene encoding uncharacterized protein isoform X1, whose amino-acid sequence MISQTSEEFITTAPTCAAKTSNQSLKPRKLNGRTFDFLWWRDSRRENVSKKEENQKKKEDLIEVKVKTNENDSKTKSTLSSKTSFEFFKNIKKHMQIRKLSHKSKQRFLQTKEVETSSVQNDTNYDPLVIQKDVPTISTEEDNISELKCEETDKNFDDQNSNVSQNEYISESLNDTINSCSDTEEKLEAINEQIIDKLETDTDHENVSNIYQSCSNNETEQLEPRSIIENYIVKHQVERIKENIEDNRSNDNKAKASLTEELLKLSNYGWYWGPISGTEADAKLLSEPDGAFLVRDSSDDRYVLTLSFKSAGKLLHARMEHSGGLFSLCNQSESEGFSSVADLIDYSMNFSQSAVFCYSRPKYPGHPSFPVRLTKPVSRFTQVRSLQYLCRFVIRQNTRLDNIHKLPLPKTIKGYIEEAHY is encoded by the exons ATGATAAGTCAAACGTCAGAGGAATTCATCACGACTGCACCAACATGTGCGGCAAAAACATCGAATCAAAGCTTGAAACCACGTAAGTTGAATGGTAGAACATTTGATTTTCTTTGGTGGCGTGATTCACGACGTGAGAACGTAtcaaaaaaagaggagaaccagaagaaaaaggaggatTTAATAGAAGTTAAAGtcaaaacaaatgaaaatgataGCAAAACGAAAAGTACTCTCTCCTCCAAAACgtcgtttgaattttttaagaatattaagAAACACATGCAGATCAGAAAGTTGTCACATAAATCTAAGCAAAGG TTTTTACAGACGAAGGAAGTCGAAACATCTAGCGTACAAAATGATACAAATTATGATCCATTAGTGATTCAGAAGGATGTGCCTACAATTTCTACTGAAGAAGATAATATCTCTGAATTAAAATGCGAAGAGACTGACAAGAATTTTGATGATCAAAACAGCAATGTGTCACAAAATGAATATATCTCAGAGAGCCTAAATGATACCATAAATAGTTGCAGTGACACTGAAGAGAAACTAGAAGCAATTAATGAACAAATTATTGATAAGTTGGAGACAGATACCGATCATGAAAATGTTTCTAACATATACCAATCATGCTCCAATAATGAAACAGAGCAGTTAGAACCCAGatcaataatagaaaattatatagtaaaacatcaagttgaaagaattaaagaaaatatagaagataATAGAAGTAATGATAACAAAGCAAAAGCAAGTCTTACAGAGGAATTGCTTAAATTAAGTAATTATGGGTGGTATTGGGGTCCAATATCAGGAACTGAGGCTGATGCCAAACTTCTATCTGAACCAGATGGTGCATTTCTAGTTAGGGATTCATCAGACGATAG ATATGTCCTAACACTTAGCTTTAAATCAGCTGGCAAATTACTCCATGCTCGTATGGAACATAGTGGtggtttattttctttatgcaACCAAAGTGAAAGTGAGGGATTTAGTTCAGTGGCTGATTTAATTGATTATTCAATGAATTTTAGTCAATCAGCAGTTTTCTGCTATTCACGGCCTAAGTATCCTGGTCATCCGTCTTTCCCTGTTAGATTAACAAAGCCAGTAAGCAGGTTTACTCAAGTCCGAAGTTTACAATACCTTTGTCGTTTTGTTATACGTCAAAATACTAGATTAGACAATATTCATAAGTTGCCTTTACCAAAAACAATCAAGGGTTACATAGAAGAAGCG
- the LOC139998090 gene encoding G patch domain-containing protein 1 has translation MSDSEDENYVTFGIPLEPIDEDNVPRKKPMMIEDQYAYDAQGRRRFHGAFTGGFSAGYFNTVGTRDGWRPQRFKSSRSSKAESITQRPEDFMDEEDTSEFGIAPTGIRATEDYMECSQRGTKRERITRDNSGPIPGTPVLKELLKPVKETVGIMLLKKMGWRPGQGVGSRLTKKEKAKIEKRNEKLKDMQQRFRKASSENSSDDSEDDYRNVTFAPDDYEPFRCNPKDNYFGIGYSGLDRRTILSGHVNLFETPAFSIQDKNKKLSIHGQAFGVGAFEADDEDIYEREDMSRYDFSLGPERKIKTRWSEDSSSRNLSYNCLEGFVLAENKLELKKVFPPPELPKNFVPVHTARKSRFYPPIENVSRRTENGKRKDLTAADRAKILEDTCNAKKTSETHSNLVPSVASNIISKTLNLRWKQQTEERQKEENLQAKAAVSWMEKLNAQSFVKGGVVGPSKDSDGSLKRLEEFKDSSLTFEEQSKLDQDDSVKNSNVKPYFSDSDKQRRFEQYLLFVKEGKKNKLESIQPLSMTEWDREHERIEFEQAVKLVGQPTNEYTGSKFTSASDSTSSNVSAKFSQEDEMKQAVKMKMFGKLTRERVEWKPASIVCKRFNIPEPKVGCTQPEMQKRSTRFSIFDSFDWNNSTKFLRASQEVNEVSTSSKDKSSIENTGQNIIDNTEKGAINNTDSNIKMSNNISFYNHQIFEPVSEKMRNFEVSYEKVFGKEVPETSSTIFEDKQNLDNNFDSNRITETIDQQDKTEEDINTTTKPTSKSKSEEKKDLFKAIFLSSSEESDSEQDESLDSEAVKSVLIGKVPNELNVSRNTSPPRGIFAKVDLDSLVTNTKSSMQSNETTSKEKDINIVDPELGIESKEDDSNFNPPEAQLLLDVYGPALPSRLLKSENATPEASSSQALKPVFRSVVVPKPKVDSKISGVWVEKVKKPKKEKKKHKHREHKSSKHKRKSKKEKRGS, from the exons ATGAGTGATTCTGAGGACGAAAATTATGTTACTTTTGGAATCCCCCTTGAACCAATTGATGAAG ATAATGTACCAAGGAAGAAACCAATGATGATTGAAGATCAATATGCATATGATGCACAAGGTAGACGTAGATTTCATGGTGCATTTACGGGCGGTTTTTCTGCTGGATACTTTAATACTGTTGGTACAAGAGATGGTTGGAGGCCACAACGATTTAAATCTTCTAGAAGTAGCAAAGCTGAAAGTATTACTCAGCGTCCAGAAGATTTTATGGATGAGGAAGATACAAGTGAATTTGGAATTGCACCAACAGGGATTCGTGCTACGGAGGATTATATGGAATGTAGTCAAAGAGGTACAAAACGTGAGAGAATCACTCGTGACAACAGTGGTCCTATTCCTGGTACACCAGTATTGAAGGAGCTTTTGAAGCCGGTAAA GGAAACAGTTGGTATTATGTTACTAAAGAAAATGGGATGGAGACCAGGTCAGGGAGTAGGATCAAGACTTacaaaaaaggagaaagctaaaattgaaaaaaggaaTGAGAAGCTAAAAGATATGCAGCAAAGATTTAGGAAGGCAAGTTCAGAAAATAGCTCTGATGATTCAGAAGATGATTATCGGAATGTTACATTTGCACCTGATGACTATGAGCCATTTAG ATGTAACCCAAAAGACAATTATTTTGGCATAGGATACAGTGGTTTAGATAGAAGAACCATATTGTCTGGacatgtaaatttatttgaaactcCAGCATTTAGCATTCAGGAtaagaacaaaaaattatcGATACATGGACAAGCATTTGGAGTTGGCGCATTCGAAGCCGATGATGAAGATATATACGAGAGAGAAGATATGTCACGTTACGACTTTTCCTTAGGTCCTGAACGGAAAATCAAAACAAGATGGTCTGAGGATAGTAGTTCGAGAAATTTAAGCTACAACTGTTTAGAAGGCTTTGTATTGGCAGAGAATAAATTAGAATTGAAAAAGGTTTTTCCACCTCCGGAATTGCCTAAGAATTTTGTACCAGTACATACAGCTAGGAAGAGCAGATTTTATCCTCCGATTGAGAATGTTTCTCGTAGAACAGAGAATGGAAAGCGCAAAGATCTCACAGCTGCGGATAGAGCAAAAATATTGGAAGATACATGCAATGCGAAAAAGACATCCGAAACGCATTCAAATTTGGTACCATCAGTTGCTTCTAATATCATTTCAAAGACGTTAAATTTACGTTGGAAGCAACAAACGGAAGAAAgacagaaagaagaaaatctaCAAGCTAAGGCAGCTGTATCGTGGATGGAAAAATTGAACGCACAAAGTTTTGTTAAAGGAGGCGTCGTTGGACCCAGTAAAGATTCTGATGGAAGTTTAAAAAGATTAGAAGAATTTAAAGATTCCTCCTTGACTTTTGAGGAACAAAGTAAATTGGATCAAGATGATTCTGTGAAGAATAGCAATGTGAAACCTTATTTTTCTGATTCTGATAAACAAAGACGATTTGAACAATATTTACTTTTcgtaaaagaaggaaagaaaaataagctTGAAAGTATACAGCCGTTATCTATGACAGAATGGGATAGAGAACATGAACGAATTGAATTCGAACAAGCAGTAAAACTGGTTGGGCAACCAACAAATGAATATACTGGGAGTAAATTCACAAGTGCTTCTGATTCCACGAGTTCAAATGTTTCTGCAAAATTTAGCCAGGAGGATGAAATGAAACAGgctgtaaaaatgaaaatgttcgGGAAATTAACTCGGGAGCGAGTAGAATGGAAGCCAGCGAGCATAGTTTGTAAGAGATTTAATATTCCAGAGCCAAAAGTTGGTTGTACTCAACCTGAGATGCAGAAAAGGTCAACAAGGTTTTCCATTTTCGATTCCTTTGATTGGAATAATTCTACGAAGTTTTTACGGGCGTCGCAAGAAGTAAATGAAGTAAGTACATCGTCAAAAGACAAAAGCAGTATTGAAAATACGGGCCAAAATATTATTGACAATACAGAAAAAGGCGCTATTAACAATACGGATTCCAACATTAAAATGagtaataatatatctttttataatcaTCAAATTTTCGAACCTGTGTCagagaaaatgagaaatttcGAAGTTTCTTATGAGAAAGTTTTTGGAAAAgaagttccagaaacgtcatCGACAATATTCGAAGACAAACAAAATCTGGACAATAACTttgattcaaatagaataacAGAGACTATAGATCAACAGGATAAAACTGAAGAAGATATCAATACTACAACGAAACCTACATCAAAAAGTAAatcagaagagaaaaaagatctTTTTAAAGCAATTTTCTTAAGCAGTAGCGAGGAATCTGATTCCGAGCAAGATGAAAGCTTAGACAGCGAAGCCGTGAAGTCTGTTTTGATTGGTAAAGTTCCAAACGAATTAAATGTAAGTAGAAACACCTCTCCACCTAGAGGAATTTTTGCAAAGGTGGATCTCGATAGCTTAGTTACTAATACAAAAAGTAGTATGCAATCAAATGAAACAACaagtaaagaaaaagatataaacaTAGTAGATCCTGAATTAGGGATTGAATCCAAAGAAGATGATTCTAATTTCAATCCCCCAGAGGCTCAATTATTATTGGATGTGTATGGACCTGCTCTTCCTTCGAGATTATTAAAATCTGAAAATGCAACCCCAGAAGCGTCCAGTTCGCAAGCTTTGAAGCCTGTGTTTAGAAGTGTTGTAGTACCAAAACCTAAAGTAGACTCTAAAATTTCTGGTGTATGGGTGGAGAAAGTGAAGAAGCccaaaaaggagaagaaaaagcaCAAACACAGAGAACACAAAAGTTCGAAACATAAGCGGaaatcaaagaaagaaaagcgtGGTTCGTGA
- the LOC139998092 gene encoding uncharacterized protein isoform X2, with protein MISQTSEEFITTAPTCAAKTSNQSLKPRKLNGRTFDFLWWRDSRRENVSKKEENQKKKEDLIEVKVKTNENDSKTKSTLSSKTSFEFFKNIKKHMQIRKLSHKSKQRTKEVETSSVQNDTNYDPLVIQKDVPTISTEEDNISELKCEETDKNFDDQNSNVSQNEYISESLNDTINSCSDTEEKLEAINEQIIDKLETDTDHENVSNIYQSCSNNETEQLEPRSIIENYIVKHQVERIKENIEDNRSNDNKAKASLTEELLKLSNYGWYWGPISGTEADAKLLSEPDGAFLVRDSSDDRYVLTLSFKSAGKLLHARMEHSGGLFSLCNQSESEGFSSVADLIDYSMNFSQSAVFCYSRPKYPGHPSFPVRLTKPVSRFTQVRSLQYLCRFVIRQNTRLDNIHKLPLPKTIKGYIEEAHY; from the exons ATGATAAGTCAAACGTCAGAGGAATTCATCACGACTGCACCAACATGTGCGGCAAAAACATCGAATCAAAGCTTGAAACCACGTAAGTTGAATGGTAGAACATTTGATTTTCTTTGGTGGCGTGATTCACGACGTGAGAACGTAtcaaaaaaagaggagaaccagaagaaaaaggaggatTTAATAGAAGTTAAAGtcaaaacaaatgaaaatgataGCAAAACGAAAAGTACTCTCTCCTCCAAAACgtcgtttgaattttttaagaatattaagAAACACATGCAGATCAGAAAGTTGTCACATAAATCTAAGCAAAGG ACGAAGGAAGTCGAAACATCTAGCGTACAAAATGATACAAATTATGATCCATTAGTGATTCAGAAGGATGTGCCTACAATTTCTACTGAAGAAGATAATATCTCTGAATTAAAATGCGAAGAGACTGACAAGAATTTTGATGATCAAAACAGCAATGTGTCACAAAATGAATATATCTCAGAGAGCCTAAATGATACCATAAATAGTTGCAGTGACACTGAAGAGAAACTAGAAGCAATTAATGAACAAATTATTGATAAGTTGGAGACAGATACCGATCATGAAAATGTTTCTAACATATACCAATCATGCTCCAATAATGAAACAGAGCAGTTAGAACCCAGatcaataatagaaaattatatagtaaaacatcaagttgaaagaattaaagaaaatatagaagataATAGAAGTAATGATAACAAAGCAAAAGCAAGTCTTACAGAGGAATTGCTTAAATTAAGTAATTATGGGTGGTATTGGGGTCCAATATCAGGAACTGAGGCTGATGCCAAACTTCTATCTGAACCAGATGGTGCATTTCTAGTTAGGGATTCATCAGACGATAG ATATGTCCTAACACTTAGCTTTAAATCAGCTGGCAAATTACTCCATGCTCGTATGGAACATAGTGGtggtttattttctttatgcaACCAAAGTGAAAGTGAGGGATTTAGTTCAGTGGCTGATTTAATTGATTATTCAATGAATTTTAGTCAATCAGCAGTTTTCTGCTATTCACGGCCTAAGTATCCTGGTCATCCGTCTTTCCCTGTTAGATTAACAAAGCCAGTAAGCAGGTTTACTCAAGTCCGAAGTTTACAATACCTTTGTCGTTTTGTTATACGTCAAAATACTAGATTAGACAATATTCATAAGTTGCCTTTACCAAAAACAATCAAGGGTTACATAGAAGAAGCG